TCCCGGCAGGGCGGTGAGGGTCAGCGGGTAGTGGGTGGCGTCCCGGACGGAGACGTCCGTCATGCGGGGGCCTTCGAGGGCGCGGGCGATGCCGTCGTCGTCGATGGGGTAGCTCTCGAAGACGAGGAGGGTGTCGAAGAGGACGCCGTGTCCCGCGGCGCGCTGGACGTCGGCGAGGCCCAGGTGCCGGTGGTCGAGGAGCGCGGACTGCTCGTCCTGGACGCGGGTGAGCAGGTCGGCGAGGGGTTCGCCCGGCCGCAGCCGCACCCGGACCGGGAGGGTGTTGATGAACAGGCCGATCATCGACTCGATGCCGGGGAGGTCGGCGTCGCGGCCGGAGACGGTGGCGCCGAGGACGACGTCCATGCGGCCGGTGAAGCGGCCGAGCAGCACGGCCCAGAGCCCTTGGAGGACGCTGCTGACGGTCAGTCCGTGGGTGCGGGCGGCGGCGGTGAGGGCGGCCGTCTCGTCCTCGGGCAGCTCCACCACGAGGCGTTCGGGCCGTCCCGCCGGCAGGTCGCGGGCGGCGGGCGCGATCAGTGACGGTTCGTCAAGTCCGGTGAGTGCGGCGGCCCATGCCTCCCGGGCGGCGTCGCGGTCCTGGCGGGCGAGCCAGGCCAGGTAGTCGCGGTAGGGCCGGACGCGGGGCAGGGCGGAGGCGTCGCCGCCCGAGGTGTAGAGCTGGAACAGCTCGCGCACCAGGACGGGCGCCGACCAGCCGTCCCACAGCAGATGGTGGGAGGAGAGCAGCAGCCGGTGGTCGTGGGCGCCGAAGGCGATCAGGTGGAAGCGGAGCAGCGGAGGCCTGGCGAGGTCGAAGGGCGTGTCGAGGTCGTCGGCGAGCAGCCGCTCGAAGGCCGCTTCGCGTTCCAGTTCAGGCAGGGCGCCGAGGTCGGTGGTGTGCCAGGGGGTGCGGACCTCGGTGCGGACGACCTGGACCGGGCGGCCCGAGCGCTGGGTGCGGAATCCGGCGCGCAGGGTGGCGTGCCGGGCTACCAGCGCTTCGGCCGCGGTCCGCATCCGGTCGCCGTCGAGCGGGCCTTCGAGGCGCGCGATGAGCTGACCGGTGTAGACGTCGGGGGCGTGGTCGTCGTAGCGGGCGTGGAAGACCATGCCCTCCTGGGTCGGCGACAGCGGGAGGACGTCCGCCACCCCGGGGCGGCCCGCCATCACGCCCCGGTCCCGCGCATCGCCTCGGCGAGGCCGCGCGGGCGCATGTCCGTCCAGTTCCGCTCGATGTGATCGAGGCAGGCGGCCCGGGTGTCGGGGCCGTGGACGTCGTTCCAGCCGGCCGGGACGGGCGCGAAGTCCGGCCACAGCGAGTACTGGCCCTCGTCGTTGACCAGCACGCGGAAGACGCCGTTCTCGTCGTCGAAGGGGTTGGCCATGGCTCAGTTCCTCTCCTGGTGCGGCGAAGTGGCGGGTGCGGTCCGGGTGACGGCTCCGGAGCGCTGGTCGGGCTCGCCCGGCGCGGGTTCGGCCGGGTCGGTGCCGAGGGCGACGACCCGGTTGGCCTTGTCGACGTGCACGACCCGGGGCCGGTGGGCGGCCCGTTCGTCCTCGTCGAGGGCGGCGAAGGACATGACGATGACGAGGTGTCCCGGGTGGACGAGGTGGGCGGCGGCGCCGTTGACGCCGATGACGCCGCTGCCGCGTTCGCCGGTGATGGCGTAGGTGGTGAGCCGGGCGCCGTTGTCGATGTCGACGACCTGGACCCGCTCGCCCTCGACGATGTCGGCGGCGTCCATGAGGTCCTGGTCGATGGTCAGGGACCCGACGTAGTGCAGGTCGGCCTGGGTCACGGTGGCCCGGTGGATCTTGCCGTTGAGCAGGGTGCGCTGCACGAGTACCCCCTGAGTAGACACTTAGGTGAGGCTAACCTAAGTCACTGCCGTGTGGTGTGGAAGAACTCCAGGAGCATCCGGTTCACTTCGTCCGGGCGTTCCAGGTAGCCGTAGTGACCGCAGTCCTCGATCTCCCGGTAGACGGCGCCCGGGATCGCCTCGGCCACCTCGCGGGACAGCCGCGGCGGCAGCGTGACGTCGTCCGCGAAACCGATCACAAGACAGGGCGAGGTGATCGCCCGGTAGGCGGCCAACCGCCCTTCCGGCGGGCGCAGTTCGAGCTGGGCCCGGATTCCGGGCCCGGTGGGCGACGGCGCGAACGTGAACAGTTCGAGCCAGTCCTGGACGCGCTGTTCGTCGTCGAGCGTGGCCGGGGAGAGGTTCTCCAGCGCCCGCACCCACGCCGCGTAGCCGGGCGGCAGCGCCACCCCGCTGTCGTACAGGGCGCGTTCGGCGGCCGAGACGGCGGCGCGCAACGGGTCGGTGCGGCCGCGGGTCGCCAGCAGGACGCCCTGGACGACCAGTTCGGGCCGCGCCAGCATCAACTCCTGCACGACGTAGGCGCCCATCGAGACGCCGACGAACCGGCACGGGCCGAGGCCGAGACGCGCGACGAGCCCGGCGGTGTCGGCGACCAGGTCGTCGACGGTGAACCCGTCGGCGCACTCGTCGGTGGGCGGGACGCCCCGGTTGTCGAAGGTGACGACCCGGTGTCCCGCCGCCACCAGGGCCGGCACCTGGTGGAGGTGCCAGGCCCGGCCGGTGGCGCCCTGGCCCATCACCAGGACCACGGGGTCGCCGTCGCCCTGGACGTCGTAGTGCAGCCGGATGCCGTTGACGAGCGCGCTCGGCACGGGCGCCTCCCTCCCCGGGGTCGGTCGGTCAGTCGGCGGTCTTCGAGGGCCGCGCGGGCGCGTCGGCGTCCTGCTGCCGGTCCGAGGGCCCGTGCAGGGTGGCCCTGCGCAGTCCCGGCACGGCGAGCGCGACCGTCGCGACCCCGGCCAGACAGACCGCGCCGCCGAGCACCACGGCACCGGCCGAGGAGCCGAGGGCGCGGGCGACCAGGCCCGCCTCCAGGTTGCCGACGGAGGGTCCGGCGGTGGCCTGGGCGAGCCAGAGGCTGCCGACCCGGCCCTGGAGCCGGTCCGGCGTGTAGTGCTGGAGCAGCGCGCGGCGCAGGATCTCCGACGCCGTGTCACCGAGCCCCGCCAGGGCGAGGAAGGCGAGGGCGAGCCAGAGGCTCGGGCTGAGGCCGAAGCAGGTGATGGCCACGCCCCAGACCGCGACCGCGCCGATCAGGGCCCGCCCGGTGTGGTGCACGCGGCCGGTCCAGCCGCTGGTCAGCGCGCCGAAGAAGGAGCCGACGGCGGGCGCGGTGTAGAGCAGCCCGACGGTGGAGGGACCGCCGCCGAAGTGTTCGGTGCCCAGTTCGGGGAAGAGGGCGTACGGCATCGCGAAGACCACCGCGCACACGTCGATCAGCAGCAGTCCCGCGACCACCTGGTTGCCGCGCAGGAACCGCAGCCCCTCCGCCATCGCCTTCAGCGGATGCTGCCCCTCGGTGCCCGCCGCCGGGGGCATCTTGGGCAGCGGCGCGAGGAGGGCGAGCCCGACGACGTAGATGGCCGCGTCGATCGCGAAGCACCAGGCGAGTCCGGGCCCCGCCGCGATCACCCCGGCGAGCGAGGGACCCACCATGCCGCCGAGCTGCGCGGTCAGGGTGAGCAGCGCGCCCGCGGCGGCGAGCTGGCCCGGGGCCACCAGGGTGGGGGTGGCGGCCATCATCGCCGGGCCGCCGAGCCCGCTGGTGCCGCCCGCGAGGACGGCCGCCACGAACACGAACCACTCCTTCGGGTCAGGCAGGGCCGCGTTCACCGCGAGCCCGGTGACCACCACCGCGGTCACCGACCGGGTGACGAGCACGACCCGGCGCCGGTCGACCCGGTCGGCGAGCAGCCCGCCGGTGACCAGGCCGACCAGCAGGGACATCCCGAGCACCGCGCTCATCAGGCCGACCTGGACGGACGATCCGGTCAGTTCGTAGATCTGGAGGCTCGCCGCCACCGAGGTGAGATGGGTGCCCAGCATGGAGATCGCCTGGGTGGCGAAGACCAGCCGGAAGTCCCTGCCCGACCTGAGCGGGGTGACATCGACGACCACTTCTCCCAGCCGCATGCCGACCCCCTAGGCCCGGCCGGACGGCGTGGCGGGCGGCTCCGGCTGCGCGGGGACCACGTAGGGGGCGACGCTGCGCAGTTTCTCGCAGGTCTCCTCCAGTTCCCGGGCCGGGGTGGATCCCGCGAGGATGCCGGCGCCCGCGCGCAGCCAGGCCCTGCCGTCCTCCTCGAAGACGCTGCGCAGCACCAGGGCCGCGTCCAGCGCGCCGTCGCCGTCCACCTGGAGGACGGCGCCGCTGTAGATGCCGCGGTGTCCTTCCTCCAGCCGGGTGATGCAGTCGTAGGCGGGGAGTTTGGGGATGCCGGAGGCGGTGACCGCGGGGAAGACCGCGCGCAGCACGTCCCAGGCGGTGGCGCCGTCGGCCAGCAGGCCGTGCACGCTGGAGCCCAGGTGCTGCACGCTGCCGCGCTGGCGCACGCTGAGCAGGTCGCGCACCGAGACGGTGCCCGGTCCGCAGACGGCCGCCATCTCCTCCTCGGCGAGTTTCACGGACAGCACGTGTTCGGAGATCTCCTTGGGATCGGCGAGGAGTTCGGCGCGCAGCCGCTCGTCCTCGGCGCCGCCGAAGCCGCGGGCGCGCGTTCCGGCGAGCGGCTGGGTGACGACCCGGCCGTCCGCGCTCACCTCGGCGACGGTCTCGGGGCTGAACCCGGCGACCCGTCGGCCGGCGAGGTCCAACAGGAAGGAGCGGGCGGGGGTGTTGTGGGTGCGGCCGTGAACATAGGTGGCGACGAAGTCGACGGGGAAGGGCACCGGGACGGAGCGGGAGAGGATGACCTTCTGCAGGCCGGTGCCCGACCTGATCTCCTCGACGGCGGCGGCCACCATCCCCGGGTAGCGCCCGGAGGGGTCGGCGACCTCGATCGGCCGGGGGTCGACGGGGGTGGGGGTGACGGGTTTGCCGAGCAGTTCCAGCACCGCGTCCAGGGTCTCCTGGTCGGCGCTGCGGACCTCGGCGCTCTCCTGACGGAACCTCACCTCGGTGTGCGGGACGACGAGATGGAGCAGATCGGCGTCGCCCGCGCGGTCGGGACGGTCGGTGTAGAGGTGGGAGAACTCGAAGGCCATCCAGCCGTAGGCGCTCCAGCCCTCGGCGGGCGTCTCGGCGAGCCGCTCCCCGACCTGGCGCAGTGGGTGCGGCCCGAGCGGGTCCGCGGTCTGTTCGGCGAGCCATCTGCGCCGGATGCCGGAGCGGTCGACGACGACCTCGCCCAGCGCTCCTCCGGCGAAGCGGAAGTCGCCCTCTCGTTCGTAGACGACGTACTGGTCGAACAATCCCGACTCCGCCAGTCTCGCGGCCAACAGGAGCGGTTCTCCCGGTAGTTCCGTCTCCGCGCTCCGATAACGCAGCAACGAACAACCTCCCTGGACTTAGGTTAACCTAACCTAATCGGGACTGACCCTAGCTTCGAGACGGAGGCCCGTCCAGGGCCGGTCTGGATCACTTCGGGAACCGGCTCTCGCTCCGGCGCTCCGACGGACGGCCCCGCAACCGCGATCACCTGCGCGATCGTGCGCGACTTCCGGTCCGGCGGGTCCTCCGGGCTTGACCGTGATCGGAGATTAGGCAAGCCTTTCCTAAACAGCAGGCGGGAGTGGGGCATGCTCGACGGGTGGGTTCCCTGGCCGGAGCCGTTCGCGCGGCGCTATCGCGACGCCGGGTACTGGGAGGGCCGGCCACTGGACCGGCTGCTGCGGGACCGGGCGCGGGCCGACCCGGACAGGACCGCGCTCGTCGACGCCGCGGGCGACCGCTGGACGTACGCCGAACTCGACCGGCGCGCGGACCGCACGGCCGCCGGACTGCGCGGGATCGGCATCGCGGCCGGCGACCGCGTCATCGTCCAACTCCCCAACACCGACGCCTTCGTGGTGCTGTTCTTCGCGCTGCTGCGGGCCGGCGCGGTACCGGTGCTGACGCTGCCCGCGCACCGCGAGAGCGAGATCACGCACGTCGCGAAGGTGTCCGGGGCCGTCGCCTACGCCGTCCCCGACGTCCTCGACGGCTTCGACCACCGCGCCCTCGCCCGCGCCGTCCGCGCCGCGGTGCCGTCGATCGCGCACGTCCTGGTGGCCGGTGACGCGGCCGAGTTCACCGCGCTCGCCGACCTCGACGCCGAGCCGCGGCCCCTGCCCGCACCCGACCCGGGTGACGTGGCGCTGCTCCTGCTGTCGGGCGGCACCACGGGCAAGCCGAAGCTGATCCCGCGCACCCACGACGACTACACCTACAACGCCCGCGCCAGCGCCGAGATCTGCGGCTTCGACCAGGACACCGTCTATCTGGTGGTGCTGCCGACCGCGCACAACTTCGCCCTCGCCTGCCCGGGGCTGCTCGGCACCCTGCTGGTCGGCGGCACGGTGGTCCTCTCCCCCACCCCGAGCCCCGAGGACGCCTTCGCGCTGATCGAGCGCGAGAAGGTCACCGCGACCGCCGTGGTCCCGCCGATCGCCCTGCTCTGGCTGGAGGCGGTGGAGTGGGAGGAGGCCGACCTGTCCTCGCTCGCCCTGCTCCAGGTCGGCGGCTCCAAACTGGGCGCGGAACCGGCCGCCCGCGTCGCACCCGCCCTCGGCTGCACCCTCCAGCAGGTCTTCGGCATGGCCGAGGGACTCCTCAACTACACCCGCCTGGACGACACCGCCGACCTCGTCACCGGCACCCAGGGCCGGCCGCTCAGCCCCGACGACGAGATCCGGGTCGTCGACGAGGACGGCCACGACGTGCCACCGGGCGAGCGGGGCGAACTGCTCACCCGCGGCCCCTACACCCTGCGCGGCTACTACCGGGCACCCGGCCACAACGCCCGCACCTTCAGCGACGACGGCTTCTACCGCACCGGCGACCTGGTGCGCGTGCTGCCCTCCGGGCACCTGGTCGTCGAGGGCCGGGTCAAGGACCAGATCAACCGGGGCGGCGACAAGATCTCCGCCGAGGAGCTGGAGAACCACCTCCTCGCCCACCCCGCCGTGCACGACGCGGCCGTCATCGGCATGCCCGACGCGACGATGGGCGAACGCACCTGCGCCTACCTCGTGCCGCGCGGCCAGCAGCCGCCCACCCAGCGCGAGTTGGCCGGATTCCTCACCGCACGCGGGGTCGCCGGGTACAAACTCCCCGACCGGGTCGAGGTGGTGGAGGTGTTCCCCCGCACCTCGGTCGGCAAGACGGACAAGAAGGAGCTCGGCCGCAGGATCGCCGAGCGGCTGCGCACGGAGGACGGCGGTGTCAACTAAGGTCGCCACGGCGGCTCATGACGGGGACGAGACGGACCGGGGTGCGAGCCGCCGGACCTCGACCAGGACCCTCGCGGTGCTCGGCGCGCTGCTCCTGCTGGGCGTGGCCGTCGCGTTGAGCCTGGCCGTCGGCTCCCGTTCGCTCGCCCTGCCGACGGTGCTGCACGCCCTGCTGCACGACGACGGCTCGACGGCGGGTTCGGTGATCTGGGACGTCCGGGTGCCCCGCACCCTCGCCGGGATCGCCGCGGGCGCCGCCCTCGGCGTCGCCGGCGCCCTCATCCAGGCCCTCACCCGCAACCCGCTGGCCGACCCGGGGCTGCTCGGCGTCAACGCCGGCGCGGCCACCGGCGTCGTCCTGTCCCTGACCGTGCTGGGCGTCTCCAGCCTCTGGGCGTCGGTGTGGTTCGCGATGGCGGGCGCGGTGATCGCGGGACTCCTCGCCTACTCGCTCGCCTCCGGCGGACGCGGCGGCGCCACCCCCGAACGGCTCGCGCTGGGCGGCGCGGTGATCGCCGCCGTCTTCACCGGCGTCAGCCAGACCCTGATGCTGCTCGACGCCCAGGTCCTCGACCAACTGCGGTTCTGGAGCGTCGGATCGCTGGCCCGCGCCGACGGCGACACCCTCACCACCGTCGGCCCGTTCATCGGCGCCGGGCTGCTGCTGGCGCTCGCGCTGGTCCGCCCGCTCAACGCGCTCGCCCTCGGCGACGACGCCGCCCGCGCCCTCGGCGCCGACCTGAACCGCACCCGCGTCCTCGGGCTGCTCGCCGTCACGACGCTGTGCGGCGCGGCCACTTCGGCGGTCGGCCCGCTGGTCTTCGTCGGCCTCGCGGTGCCGCACATGGCCCGCATGATCGCCGGCGCCGACCAGCGCTGGACCCTGCCGCTCTCCCTGCTGCTCGCCCCCTCGCTGCTGCTGTTCGCCGACGTCCTCGGCCGGGTCGTGGTGCGCCCCGACGAACTCGACGCGGGAGTGGTGACGGCGGTCGTCGGCGCCCCCGTCTTCATCGCCCTGGTCCGCCACCGCCGGGTGGTGTCCTCATGATCGCCCCGGCGGGTGTGTCCTCCCGCACCCATGTGGTGCGCAGCCCCTCGCGGCGGCTGTCGCTGCGGGTGGACCTCCGGACGCTGACGGTCTGTCTCGTGGTCCTCGCGGCCACCGTCGCCATCGGCGTACTCGCCCTGGGCACCGGGGAGTTCACCGTCTCCCCGGCCGACGTGGTGCGCACCCTGCTCGGCAACGGCAGCGCACGCACCGACTTCGTCGTCAACCAGCTGCGGCTGCCCAGGCTGCTCACCGGCATCCTGGTCGGTGCCGCGCTCGGGGTGAGCGGGGCCCTCTTCCAGAGCCTGTCGCGCAATCCGCTGGGCAGCCCCGACATCGTCGGCTTCACCTACGGCTCCGCCACCGGCGGCCTGTTGGTGGTGCTGGTCCTCGGCGGCACCGGCGGGCAGATCGCCTTCGGCGCGGTCGGCGGCGGACTGGCCACCGCGTTCCTGGTGTACGTGCTGGCGTGGCGGCACGGCGTCCACGGCTACCGGCTGGTGCTGGTCGGCATCGGGGTCAGCGCCCTGCTCCAGGGCGTCAACGCCTACCTGCTCGCCAAGGCCCGCTTCACGCAGGCCGCGCAGGCGATGGTCTGGCTCAACGGCAGCCTGAACGGCCGCGACTGGGGCGACGTCCGCCCGGCCGCCGTCGGGCTCGTGGTGGTGCTGCCGCTGGTGGTGCTGGCCGCGGGCCGGCTGCGCGTCCTGGAGATGGGCGACGACGTGGCGGGCGGGCTCGGGGTGTCCGTGCAGCGCACCCGCCTGGTGATCCTCGTCCTGGCGACGGCCGCGTGCGCGGTGGCGACGGCCGCGGCGGGCCCGGTGCCGTTCGTGGCGCTGATCGCGCCGCAACTGGCCCGCCGTCTCACCCGCGCGCCCGGACCCAACCTCGCGGCGGCGACCTGCGCCGGCGCCCTGCTGGTGGTCACCGCCGACTTCGTCTCCCAACGCGTCCCCGGCACGGCCCAGTTGCCGGTGGGGGTGGTGACGGCGGTGGTCGGCGGCGTCTACCTGGGGCTGCTGCTGCGCGGACAGCGCCGGGCGGGCCGGGTCTGAACGCCGGCCGCGCACGGCGCGGTCGGGTCAGGCGTCGAGGGAGCGGAGCCAGTCGATCAGGTGGCGGTTGGTCTCGTCGGGGCGCTCCTGCTGGAGCCAGTGGCCGCAGCCGTCCAGGAGGTGCGAGGCGGTGAGGCCGGGAAGGGTCCTCGGGTACGCCTCGATCGCGTCGGCGAGCCAGGTGGTGGAGGCGTCGCGGCTGCCGCCGAGGAACAGCGACGGCTGGTGGACGGGGGCGCCGTGGTGGTCGGCCAGGTCGGCCCAGTCCCGGTCCATGTTGCGGTAGCGGTTGAGTGCGCCCGTCACTCCACTGCGTTCGAACTCGGCCGCGTAGACGTCGAGTTCGGCCTCGGTGAGCCAGTGCGGCAGCCGCCCCTCGGGGAACCTCTCACGCAGCGTGCCGCCCCGGGTCACGAAGTGCGGGTCGGGGGCGCCGGGTTCGGGCATGGTGTCGGCGGACAGCGCCGCGTAGAAGCCGCCGAGCCAGCCCCGTACATCGGGTTCGATCTCCGCCTCGGCGCGGCCGGGCTGCTGGAAGTAGGAGACGTAGAACTCCTCCGGGCCACCCATCGCGGCGAACACCTCGCTCGGCTTCGGGCCGCCGGGCGGGGTGTACGGGACGCTCAGCAGGCCGACGGCGCGGAACACGTCGGGGCGCAGCAGCGCGGAGGTCGCGGCGATGGTCGCGCCCCAGTCGTGGCCGACGATCACGGCGGACGACTCACCGAGGGCCTCCACGACGGCGACGTTGTCGGCGACCAGGTCGCGCAGCCCGTACGCGTCCACCGCACCGGGCTTGGAGGAGCGCCCGTAGCCACGTACGTCGAGGGCCGCCGCGCGGTAGCCGGCGGCGGCCAGCGCGGGCAGCTGGCGGCGCCAGGAGTACCAGGACTCAGGGAACCCGTGCACGAGCAGCACGAGCGGCCCCTCGCCCTGCTCCACCAGGTGGGTGCGGCCGGCCGGCGAGGGCACCAGGCGGTGCGTGCGGTCGGCGTCGGATGTCTGCGGCATGGGGTTCCTCCGGTGCGGGCGCGGTCGCGGGCCTGATCTGCCGTCGAGCGGCCCGGTCACGCGGGCCGGGGCGGCCGTCGGGCAGCCTGGTCGCGGGGACCAGGTTCCGCTGTCGATCATCCGGTCCCACCCGCGCGCGACACGACATCCGTTGCCGTTCCGGCAAAACCGCCCGGCCGCCGGCCGCCGGCCGCGTGGTCAGGGCCTCAGGAGGCCAGGACGCCAGGACGCCAGGTCATCAGGGTGTCCGGACGCCGGGACGCCAGGTCATCAGGGTGTCCGGACGCCGGGACGCCGGGTCATCAGGACGTCAGGACGTCAGGACGTCAGGGCGTCAGGGCGTCCCGTGGTCCGCTCCCCCGGGGGTGAGGGGGTGGGAGGTGCGCAGGGTGCCGACGGTCTTCAGCAGGCGGTCGGCGGGTTCGCGGAGCGCCGGGTGGGCGTTGACCGTGTTGCGCAGGCCGCGCACCGGTCCGCGCCACAGCCGGTGCGCGGCGGAGACGGGGTGCGGGCGGCTCACGAACCCCTCGCCGACCCGCAGCTCACGGGTCTTGAGCCAGTCCTTGTACTCCTTGTCGCCGCGCCCGAGGTCCATCGTCGTCACCCCGTGCCGGCCGGCCGCCTCGGCGGTCCGCAGATGCATCATCAGGCCCGGCGAGTAGTAGTGCAGCTCCGGGTCGTACGCGGTGAACCAGGCCGCGAGGACGGTGCGCGAGCGGGGCCCGAAGTGCGCGGCGACCGGCCGGTCGCCCGCGTAGAGCACGGACAGGACGCCGGTGAAGTGCTCCTCGCGGACCTCGAAGAGGTCGTCGACCAGGTCGACTATCCAGGGCCTGGCGAACCGGTCCATCCGGCCCGTCCTGCGGTACTGGGCGGACTTCCAGCGCATCAGGGTGCGCAGCATCCGCGGGTCCCGCTCGTCGAAGACGAACCGGAACGCGCCGATGTCGCGCCCGAGCCTGCGCTCCTTCTTCAGCGTCGTCTTGGCGAGCCCCGGGTAGGCGCCGCGCAGCCACTGCGGGTATCCGCTCTCGTCCGGCTTGAGGTCGACGACCGGGGAGGCGAACCGTCCCGTCACCTGAGGCGCGAACGGTCTCTGCTCCTCGACGAGATGGTCGAACTCGAACAGCGAGAGCCCGCAGGCGCGCAGCAGTTCCCGCGCGTCCCAGGTGACGCCCGGCCGGTGCACCAGGGCCTGGCAGTCCGACAGGCCGAGCCCGATGGCCCGGCCGACCCCCAACGCGTTCCGCTCGTAGGGCAGGAACCCGACCGGTTCGCCGTCCGCGCGCAGCACGGCGAACCGGGCGCCGGCGCGGTGCCGTGCGACCCCGCTCGCGAACTCCGGTGCCAGAAAGGGGTTGGCGTACTCGGGCGACTCGTCCATCGCCCGGTGCCACGCGTCCCGTAACGCGTCGCTCAGTTCGTCGAATCGGTGGATCGTCACGTCCACGTCAGTTCAGCCGCCCTTCCCAAGGCTCCGCGAGGAACACGCCGGCCGCGGCACCGGCCGACGGGGCGTGTGGACCCCTGCTCATGGATCGCATCGGCGACCACTCCCCCCGTGACGCACCGGCCGGCTCGCTCCGTGCCGCCGCCGCTCCCCCTGCGCGGCCGGGCGTGGGCCGCCGGGCCGGGATCAAACGTGGCGAAACAGCACGCACGTTGTCAAGAGTGCCAGTTCGCGTGCTCCGCCGGGGGCGGGACGGCCCGATCCGCCCCCGCCGTCCGGCTCGGTGAGAAGGAGGTAGGGAATCGGTATGACGGCGTGGGCGTAACGTCCGGGTGGTCGTGACCGCGGGGGCGGAGGGGCCGCCGCCGTGGTCATGCCGGTCGCCGTGCGGTCCGCCGCCGGGCCGGTCCCGTCGGGACCGTCACTGTCGTCCCGTCCGCCGCCGGGGCCCGGTCCCGTCAGGACCGTCACCGTCGTCCCGTCGCTGCCGCGTCCGCCGCCGGCGGTCTCGTCGTGGTCGTCGTGTTCATCGTGTTCGTGGAGGTGTGTGGGGGTCATGGGGAGTCTGCCGGAACTCACCGCGGGCCGGCTCCTCTCGACCTGGCAGGTGGACCTGCCCGCCCTGCTCCTGGTCGGGTTCCTGGGCGGTCTGTACGGCTGGGGCGTGCTGCGGCTGCGGCGCCGGGGCGAGCGGTGGCCGGTGGCGCGTGGCGTGGCGTTCGCGGTGGCGGGTCTCGGCACGCTGGTGGTGGCGACGATGTCGGCGCTCGCCGTGTACGACCGGGTGCTGTTCTGGCCCGCGGCCCTCCAGAACATCCTGCTCGACCTGGTCGCGCCGCTCGGCCTCGCGCTGGGCGACCCGCTGCGGCTGGCCCTGCGCGCGCTGCCAGCCCCGCACGCGGGACGGCTGCGGCGGGCGATGACCGGGCGGCTGGTGGGCCTGCTCACCTTCCCGCTGGTCAGTACGGCCCTGGTCCTCGCGACCGAACTGGCGATCTACTTCACGCCGTACTTCGCGACGGCGCTGCGCGTCGGCCCGCTGCACGAGCTGATGTATCTGCACCTGCTGCTGGCCGGCTCCCTCTTCGTGGTCCCGGTCCTCACCCGTGAGCAGGCGCTGCCCGCCTGGTGCGGCCATCCGGTGCGGGCGGCGCTGGTCTTCCTCGACGGGATCGTCGACGCCGTCCCCGGCATCGTCGTCCTCACCCACGGCACGCTGATCGCGGGCGCCTGGTACGGCCGCCACCGTCCGGTCTGGTCGCCGGATGTCCGGCACGACCAGCAGGTCGGCGGGGGCGCGATGATCAGCGTCGCGGAACTGGTCGCGCTGCCCTTCCTGCTGGCCGTCCTCGCCCAGTGGTCCCGCGC
The sequence above is a segment of the Streptomyces griseoviridis genome. Coding sequences within it:
- a CDS encoding alpha/beta fold hydrolase, producing the protein MPSALVNGIRLHYDVQGDGDPVVLVMGQGATGRAWHLHQVPALVAAGHRVVTFDNRGVPPTDECADGFTVDDLVADTAGLVARLGLGPCRFVGVSMGAYVVQELMLARPELVVQGVLLATRGRTDPLRAAVSAAERALYDSGVALPPGYAAWVRALENLSPATLDDEQRVQDWLELFTFAPSPTGPGIRAQLELRPPEGRLAAYRAITSPCLVIGFADDVTLPPRLSREVAEAIPGAVYREIEDCGHYGYLERPDEVNRMLLEFFHTTRQ
- a CDS encoding (2,3-dihydroxybenzoyl)adenylate synthase, with the translated sequence MLDGWVPWPEPFARRYRDAGYWEGRPLDRLLRDRARADPDRTALVDAAGDRWTYAELDRRADRTAAGLRGIGIAAGDRVIVQLPNTDAFVVLFFALLRAGAVPVLTLPAHRESEITHVAKVSGAVAYAVPDVLDGFDHRALARAVRAAVPSIAHVLVAGDAAEFTALADLDAEPRPLPAPDPGDVALLLLSGGTTGKPKLIPRTHDDYTYNARASAEICGFDQDTVYLVVLPTAHNFALACPGLLGTLLVGGTVVLSPTPSPEDAFALIEREKVTATAVVPPIALLWLEAVEWEEADLSSLALLQVGGSKLGAEPAARVAPALGCTLQQVFGMAEGLLNYTRLDDTADLVTGTQGRPLSPDDEIRVVDEDGHDVPPGERGELLTRGPYTLRGYYRAPGHNARTFSDDGFYRTGDLVRVLPSGHLVVEGRVKDQINRGGDKISAEELENHLLAHPAVHDAAVIGMPDATMGERTCAYLVPRGQQPPTQRELAGFLTARGVAGYKLPDRVEVVEVFPRTSVGKTDKKELGRRIAERLRTEDGGVN
- a CDS encoding salicylate synthase — its product is MAARLAESGLFDQYVVYEREGDFRFAGGALGEVVVDRSGIRRRWLAEQTADPLGPHPLRQVGERLAETPAEGWSAYGWMAFEFSHLYTDRPDRAGDADLLHLVVPHTEVRFRQESAEVRSADQETLDAVLELLGKPVTPTPVDPRPIEVADPSGRYPGMVAAAVEEIRSGTGLQKVILSRSVPVPFPVDFVATYVHGRTHNTPARSFLLDLAGRRVAGFSPETVAEVSADGRVVTQPLAGTRARGFGGAEDERLRAELLADPKEISEHVLSVKLAEEEMAAVCGPGTVSVRDLLSVRQRGSVQHLGSSVHGLLADGATAWDVLRAVFPAVTASGIPKLPAYDCITRLEEGHRGIYSGAVLQVDGDGALDAALVLRSVFEEDGRAWLRAGAGILAGSTPARELEETCEKLRSVAPYVVPAQPEPPATPSGRA
- the entS gene encoding enterobactin transporter EntS; translated protein: MRLGEVVVDVTPLRSGRDFRLVFATQAISMLGTHLTSVAASLQIYELTGSSVQVGLMSAVLGMSLLVGLVTGGLLADRVDRRRVVLVTRSVTAVVVTGLAVNAALPDPKEWFVFVAAVLAGGTSGLGGPAMMAATPTLVAPGQLAAAGALLTLTAQLGGMVGPSLAGVIAAGPGLAWCFAIDAAIYVVGLALLAPLPKMPPAAGTEGQHPLKAMAEGLRFLRGNQVVAGLLLIDVCAVVFAMPYALFPELGTEHFGGGPSTVGLLYTAPAVGSFFGALTSGWTGRVHHTGRALIGAVAVWGVAITCFGLSPSLWLALAFLALAGLGDTASEILRRALLQHYTPDRLQGRVGSLWLAQATAGPSVGNLEAGLVARALGSSAGAVVLGGAVCLAGVATVALAVPGLRRATLHGPSDRQQDADAPARPSKTAD
- a CDS encoding MbtH family protein, giving the protein MANPFDDENGVFRVLVNDEGQYSLWPDFAPVPAGWNDVHGPDTRAACLDHIERNWTDMRPRGLAEAMRGTGA
- a CDS encoding FecCD family ABC transporter permease, whose product is MSTKVATAAHDGDETDRGASRRTSTRTLAVLGALLLLGVAVALSLAVGSRSLALPTVLHALLHDDGSTAGSVIWDVRVPRTLAGIAAGAALGVAGALIQALTRNPLADPGLLGVNAGAATGVVLSLTVLGVSSLWASVWFAMAGAVIAGLLAYSLASGGRGGATPERLALGGAVIAAVFTGVSQTLMLLDAQVLDQLRFWSVGSLARADGDTLTTVGPFIGAGLLLALALVRPLNALALGDDAARALGADLNRTRVLGLLAVTTLCGAATSAVGPLVFVGLAVPHMARMIAGADQRWTLPLSLLLAPSLLLFADVLGRVVVRPDELDAGVVTAVVGAPVFIALVRHRRVVSS
- the panD gene encoding aspartate 1-decarboxylase, with translation MQRTLLNGKIHRATVTQADLHYVGSLTIDQDLMDAADIVEGERVQVVDIDNGARLTTYAITGERGSGVIGVNGAAAHLVHPGHLVIVMSFAALDEDERAAHRPRVVHVDKANRVVALGTDPAEPAPGEPDQRSGAVTRTAPATSPHQERN